A DNA window from Lujinxingia litoralis contains the following coding sequences:
- a CDS encoding GGDEF domain-containing protein — MGKDSTVVTVISQIPKRGASARDACLVVINGGDLGKKYGLSQPSTVIGRSSKVDIQIDEDSISRNHAVINNLGDEIIVRDLESTNGTYVNDRPVREHRLMDGDQVKIGRTIFKFLSGSNIEAAYHDEIYRLTTTDGLTQVYNKRYFLKEAERELSRCIRYQRELSLVMIDIDHFKPVNDTYGHLAGDHILKQVAQRIVRSIRRDDIFARYGGEEFILLLPEIDKGRAVQLAEKIRVLISSEPFTFDNVDIPITLSMGVTDLREYLARFATPQELEMTAEVNAFAFIKIADERLYRAKESGRNRVVGD; from the coding sequence ATGGGTAAGGACAGCACCGTTGTCACGGTAATTAGCCAGATCCCCAAACGGGGAGCGTCGGCACGGGATGCCTGCCTGGTCGTCATCAACGGGGGTGACCTTGGCAAAAAGTACGGCCTCTCTCAGCCTTCTACCGTCATTGGGCGCTCCAGTAAGGTCGATATTCAGATCGATGAAGACTCGATCTCGCGCAATCACGCCGTGATCAATAATCTCGGAGACGAGATCATTGTGCGCGATCTGGAGTCGACCAACGGTACGTACGTCAATGATAGACCCGTACGTGAGCACCGCCTTATGGACGGCGATCAGGTGAAGATCGGGAGGACGATCTTTAAGTTTCTTTCGGGGAGCAACATCGAGGCGGCGTACCACGATGAGATTTACCGCCTGACCACGACGGACGGGCTCACGCAAGTCTACAACAAGCGCTACTTCCTCAAAGAGGCCGAGCGGGAGTTAAGTCGTTGCATTCGCTATCAGCGTGAGCTTTCGCTGGTGATGATCGATATCGATCATTTCAAGCCGGTCAATGATACCTACGGGCATCTTGCCGGCGATCATATCCTCAAGCAGGTTGCACAGCGCATTGTGCGCTCGATCCGGCGGGACGACATCTTCGCACGCTACGGAGGAGAAGAGTTCATCCTGCTTTTGCCCGAGATCGATAAGGGGCGCGCCGTTCAGTTGGCAGAGAAGATTCGTGTTCTCATCAGCAGCGAGCCATTCACATTTGATAATGTCGATATTCCGATCACGCTCTCCATGGGAGTGACGGATTTGCGGGAGTATCTGGCGCGGTTCGCGACGCCCCAGGAGCTTGAAATGACGGCAGAGGTCAACGCGTTCGCGTTTATCAAAATTGCGGATGAACGCCTTTATCGAGCCAAAGAGTCGGGACGAAATCGGGTGGTCGGAGACTGA
- the pyk gene encoding pyruvate kinase codes for MRHAKIVCTLGPSSNTPEVLAEMIKAGMNVARLNFSHGTHDDHRATYTMVREISRELRRPVAILQDLQGPKIRVGTFETGSVELVRGDEFVITVDDIEGNEERVSTTYKALHQDVRAGDILLLDDGLIRLRVVDVQGHDVRTLVEVPGTLKNNKGINLPTAAVSAPSLTEKDREDLEFGMELGVDYVALSFVRSALDIHQLRSRMPESIAESVKIISKIEKPQAIAEIDDIIAVSDGIMIARGDLGVEMPPQKVPMLQKMCIAKANEQGRLTITATQMLESMTENFRPTRAEASDVANAILDGTDAVMLSGETAAGRYPIEAVRMMSSIIEEVERSQMFRKLPEPRSISHLKTFPNAVARSAAIAADELNVSGLVVLTTSGATARLMMTYRPSNTIIACTPSPQVYRQMALYWGVEPYLLEMSESTDLMLQRAEDLMRRERGAKSGDEIIVVMGSPAGLGTETNLIKFHRLK; via the coding sequence ATGCGTCACGCCAAAATTGTCTGTACCCTTGGCCCCTCCTCCAATACCCCGGAAGTTTTGGCCGAGATGATCAAGGCCGGGATGAACGTTGCCCGTCTGAACTTCTCTCACGGAACGCACGACGATCACCGGGCCACCTACACCATGGTGCGCGAGATTTCGCGTGAGCTTCGGCGCCCGGTTGCCATCCTCCAAGATCTTCAAGGTCCGAAGATTCGCGTGGGCACCTTTGAAACGGGCTCGGTAGAGCTCGTGCGCGGTGATGAATTTGTCATCACCGTCGACGATATTGAGGGTAACGAGGAGCGCGTATCCACGACCTATAAGGCCCTGCACCAGGACGTGCGCGCAGGCGACATTCTACTGCTCGACGACGGCCTGATTCGTTTGCGGGTCGTCGACGTCCAGGGTCATGACGTACGCACCCTGGTGGAGGTGCCGGGAACCCTCAAAAACAACAAGGGCATCAACCTGCCGACCGCTGCGGTCTCCGCACCAAGCCTCACAGAGAAGGATCGCGAGGACCTTGAATTCGGTATGGAGCTTGGGGTCGACTATGTCGCGTTGAGTTTTGTGCGCTCGGCGCTCGACATCCACCAGCTGCGCTCTCGGATGCCCGAAAGCATCGCTGAGTCGGTGAAGATCATCTCCAAAATCGAAAAGCCGCAGGCGATTGCCGAAATCGATGACATCATCGCAGTCTCCGATGGCATCATGATTGCCCGTGGTGATCTGGGTGTGGAGATGCCCCCCCAGAAAGTGCCCATGCTCCAGAAGATGTGCATCGCCAAGGCCAATGAGCAAGGACGCTTGACCATCACGGCCACCCAGATGCTCGAGTCGATGACCGAAAACTTCCGCCCGACACGTGCGGAAGCCTCTGATGTTGCTAACGCCATTCTCGATGGAACCGATGCCGTGATGCTATCCGGGGAAACGGCCGCGGGACGCTACCCCATTGAAGCCGTTCGTATGATGAGCTCCATCATCGAAGAGGTGGAGCGTTCTCAGATGTTCCGCAAGCTCCCCGAGCCGCGCTCCATCAGCCATCTGAAGACCTTCCCCAATGCCGTAGCCCGCTCCGCTGCAATCGCCGCCGACGAGCTGAACGTCTCAGGTCTGGTCGTTCTGACCACCTCGGGAGCGACCGCTCGCCTGATGATGACCTATCGACCGAGCAACACCATCATCGCCTGCACTCCATCCCCTCAAGTCTATCGGCAGATGGCGCTCTACTGGGGTGTCGAGCCCTACCTGCTCGAAATGTCCGAAAGCACCGACCTTATGCTCCAGCGCGCCGAGGACCTGATGCGGCGCGAGCGCGGTGCAAAGTCCGGCGACGAAATAATCGTCGTGATGGGCTCCCCTGCAGGCCTGGGCACCGAGACCAACCTGATCAAGTTTCATCGCCTGAAATAG
- a CDS encoding molybdopterin-dependent oxidoreductase yields the protein MTPISRRDFLKTLATGSAALVALRFTSGCEFVDVESFGTGGDHPFVTPQDDGIWFWQSGNSTPKENAPQILPDEWRLQLTSGSQTLGELTYPQLRELGAQGHELTYWKTLRCVFSLSLGPLLTSLIANGLFTGVPLSVVLEATDIPAETLKIRTYGADGFSSNIPLSRIHDNDRLPVMLAYELNGEPLTRLRGGPVRLIIPEMWGYKNMKWLDRLDFSASSEPFGVYETVRFRDVDAIDAPGEMALANHVVTLAGRNVTLQGADIVISGVAVSGGAAITEVRFSVDDGPEQVATLLGDDADEVRQALPPNLRELMNDAEQQDSDWPLTNVWVRWSASITGLSPGAHTFTVRAIDSKGRAQEVDSGEPLTISQAIRVPFSISD from the coding sequence ATGACGCCCATCAGCCGACGTGACTTTCTCAAGACGCTCGCCACCGGCTCCGCAGCCCTGGTCGCACTACGCTTCACCAGCGGATGCGAGTTTGTGGATGTTGAATCCTTTGGCACCGGCGGAGATCACCCCTTCGTCACGCCTCAGGACGACGGCATCTGGTTCTGGCAAAGCGGAAACTCCACCCCCAAAGAAAACGCACCACAGATCTTGCCCGACGAGTGGCGGCTCCAGCTTACGTCTGGCTCGCAAACGCTTGGCGAACTCACCTATCCTCAACTTCGTGAACTTGGCGCCCAGGGACACGAACTCACGTACTGGAAAACCCTTCGCTGCGTTTTCAGCCTGAGCCTTGGTCCGCTGCTCACGAGCCTGATCGCCAACGGGCTCTTCACAGGTGTCCCTCTCTCCGTGGTGCTTGAAGCGACCGACATTCCCGCGGAGACGCTCAAGATACGCACCTACGGCGCTGATGGATTCTCCAGCAACATTCCACTGAGCCGTATCCACGACAACGATCGCTTGCCTGTGATGCTGGCATACGAACTCAATGGCGAGCCTCTCACCCGGCTGCGCGGTGGACCGGTGCGCCTGATCATCCCCGAGATGTGGGGGTACAAAAACATGAAATGGCTGGATCGCCTGGACTTCTCGGCTAGCAGCGAACCTTTTGGCGTCTACGAGACCGTACGCTTCCGGGACGTAGACGCCATTGACGCGCCAGGTGAAATGGCGTTGGCCAACCACGTGGTCACCCTGGCGGGTCGCAATGTCACCCTTCAAGGGGCAGACATCGTCATCAGTGGCGTTGCCGTAAGTGGTGGAGCAGCCATCACTGAGGTTCGTTTTTCAGTAGACGACGGGCCTGAACAGGTCGCCACTCTGCTGGGAGACGACGCCGACGAAGTACGCCAGGCGCTGCCACCAAACCTACGCGAGCTCATGAATGACGCCGAGCAACAAGATAGTGACTGGCCTCTGACAAACGTCTGGGTGCGCTGGTCGGCGTCAATCACGGGCTTGAGCCCGGGGGCTCATACCTTTACGGTACGAGCAATCGACAGTAAGGGACGCGCTCAGGAAGTGGATTCCGGCGAGCCTCTCACCATCTCTCAGGCAATTCGGGTCCCCTTTTCAATCTCGGATTGA
- a CDS encoding CDP-alcohol phosphatidyltransferase family protein, with protein MTILAITDLTSLPEALSPTTPIAGLSLVDRIARMCLVSGVDTCIFLTAPSTAPIVDDAITAATRARGEVRAIAPETLPAAIDDLHPEAVLVLPANRVFQRAVIQDALKVAVGPGSSPRPDLAPHQVLSLRAPEPDALLQALARPSATPSDADAHTPAGWSVALRSLSDVARAEARLFNDCRKPQDGIVSRHLNRHLSLAMSRRLVGTWVGPNHISAITLSLGFAAAIAAGFGGYTGFLIAGVLYQLNSVIDGVDGELARVRYEFSVLGEWLDTVSDDLSDLLLYLGLGVGAWRTMATGLGPLGPEIWLYLGLAAAGGKLASMVVYYRWLIARGRGDLLAFEWSFKDQGTPQSPLKRALSVLHYAFRKDFIVFVAMILAFIGTLPYLLVALAPGNVIVALSVVLQQLRGPGTGRD; from the coding sequence ATGACCATCCTGGCCATCACCGATCTGACGTCGCTGCCCGAAGCACTCAGCCCGACGACACCTATCGCCGGGCTGAGCCTGGTGGACCGTATCGCCCGGATGTGCCTGGTCAGCGGCGTAGACACCTGCATCTTCCTTACCGCCCCCTCGACCGCGCCAATCGTCGACGACGCGATCACGGCCGCCACGCGAGCCCGTGGCGAGGTCCGCGCGATAGCGCCTGAAACCCTCCCCGCAGCGATCGACGATCTACATCCCGAGGCGGTGCTGGTCCTGCCGGCCAATCGCGTCTTTCAACGCGCGGTCATTCAAGACGCCCTCAAGGTAGCGGTCGGTCCCGGCAGTAGCCCGCGCCCCGACCTGGCGCCTCATCAGGTCCTTAGCCTCCGCGCGCCGGAGCCTGACGCCCTGCTCCAGGCGCTCGCCAGGCCCTCTGCGACGCCATCAGATGCAGACGCACATACCCCGGCGGGTTGGTCCGTCGCGCTGCGTTCTCTGTCCGACGTTGCTCGCGCCGAAGCCCGGCTCTTCAACGACTGTCGAAAGCCTCAAGATGGCATTGTCTCTCGTCATCTAAATCGTCACTTGAGCCTGGCGATGAGCCGTCGATTGGTTGGCACCTGGGTGGGCCCCAACCATATCTCGGCGATCACCTTGTCGCTTGGATTTGCTGCCGCCATCGCCGCGGGTTTTGGTGGATACACCGGATTTCTCATCGCCGGAGTACTCTATCAGCTCAATTCCGTCATTGACGGGGTTGACGGCGAACTTGCACGGGTACGCTACGAGTTCAGCGTGCTCGGCGAATGGCTCGACACCGTCAGTGACGACCTCTCGGACCTGCTGCTCTATCTGGGGCTGGGAGTCGGAGCCTGGCGCACGATGGCCACCGGCCTCGGACCTCTAGGGCCCGAAATTTGGCTCTACCTGGGTCTTGCTGCCGCCGGCGGCAAGCTCGCCAGCATGGTGGTGTACTACCGCTGGCTCATCGCCCGGGGCCGCGGAGATCTACTGGCCTTTGAGTGGAGCTTCAAAGACCAGGGCACGCCACAATCTCCCCTCAAACGCGCACTCTCAGTGCTTCACTACGCGTTTCGCAAAGACTTCATTGTCTTTGTCGCCATGATTCTGGCGTTCATCGGCACGCTACCCTACCTTCTTGTGGCCCTGGCTCCGGGCAACGTGATCGTGGCGTTGAGCGTTGTCCTGCAACAGCTCCGAGGTCCCGGCACCGGGCGTGATTGA
- a CDS encoding PilZ domain-containing protein, whose protein sequence is MSASPLNITPTSSTELRSGPGAPIFEPGPHTRIRRNPVRAIAMMTWDGGPRGIFGQVVNVSLNGCLVKTESTIADGTRLAITVTVIGGPEALKFELNAVVRRRTEVSGRRAYGLEFVSETSADRELAQQLYAETSR, encoded by the coding sequence ATGAGCGCGTCCCCTCTGAACATCACCCCGACGTCTTCCACCGAGCTTCGTTCGGGCCCCGGTGCCCCGATTTTTGAACCCGGCCCCCACACCCGCATCCGTCGAAACCCGGTTCGCGCCATCGCGATGATGACCTGGGACGGCGGCCCTCGGGGAATCTTCGGACAGGTGGTTAACGTCAGCCTCAACGGCTGCCTGGTGAAGACCGAGTCCACAATCGCCGACGGTACTCGCCTGGCCATCACCGTGACCGTTATCGGCGGCCCCGAGGCCCTGAAATTCGAGCTCAACGCTGTGGTGCGTCGCCGCACCGAAGTCAGCGGACGCCGCGCGTATGGCCTTGAGTTTGTCAGCGAGACCTCCGCCGATCGCGAATTGGCCCAGCAGCTCTACGCCGAAACCTCGCGCTGA
- a CDS encoding DUF1285 domain-containing protein — protein MADQKPSPEIDPTLPEMVQDFLRAGGTLEEIRLDAGGTWLHEGLRFENERVVELFSRSVDRTEGGTWVLNVGRFTYPITVDDVGFFVERATWEEKEPRVWLSDGTQETLNLDSLRYAEGGRLYCTIKDGRFKARFKRGAYHAIASYLDQDDRGFLLRLPFETVRLLSAP, from the coding sequence ATGGCTGATCAGAAGCCCTCCCCCGAGATCGACCCTACGCTTCCCGAAATGGTGCAGGACTTTCTGCGTGCGGGAGGTACCCTGGAGGAAATCCGCCTCGACGCCGGTGGCACCTGGCTCCACGAAGGGCTGCGCTTTGAGAATGAACGCGTGGTCGAGCTCTTTAGTCGAAGCGTCGACCGTACCGAAGGCGGCACCTGGGTCCTCAACGTAGGCCGGTTCACCTATCCCATCACCGTCGATGACGTGGGCTTCTTCGTAGAACGCGCCACCTGGGAGGAGAAAGAACCTCGCGTATGGCTCAGCGACGGCACCCAGGAAACCCTTAATTTGGACAGCCTGCGTTACGCCGAGGGGGGCCGCCTCTACTGCACCATTAAAGACGGACGCTTTAAGGCTCGGTTTAAACGCGGCGCATACCACGCCATCGCCAGTTATCTCGATCAGGATGACCGGGGATTCCTCCTGCGCCTGCCTTTTGAAACGGTGAGACTTTTGAGCGCGCCCTGA
- a CDS encoding metallophosphoesterase family protein, giving the protein MRIGHISDLHILAIDRIRPWEYLNKRMVGGLNLLLNRSKAHSTSVVERALEALDSLNVDHIVISGDLTNLALDSEFAAAAEIIRSIESAFSRVSVVPGNHDYYTPGAASSGRFERHFKEYLKSDLPEYQLERGYPFCHLREDVAIIGLNSGIATPWLFATGRVDDDELEQAARMLDDERLKSRFKIVVVHHPLMADEHHRFNFNRRMINAESVLTTLRQKNVDLILHGHNHYLSVLQVPKLGEAGTTFVCEAGSTSVEGGGPKMAGKFNIYTIDDSQLVEIETHLFESHASGFRPFRSEVFRRHIEEERG; this is encoded by the coding sequence ATGCGCATCGGCCACATCTCCGATCTTCACATCCTTGCCATCGACCGTATTCGCCCCTGGGAGTACCTCAACAAGCGGATGGTCGGCGGACTCAACCTCCTGCTCAATCGCTCCAAAGCGCACTCCACATCCGTGGTAGAGCGCGCCCTGGAAGCGCTGGACTCCCTCAACGTCGATCACATCGTGATCAGCGGCGATCTGACCAACCTGGCGCTCGACTCAGAGTTTGCCGCCGCCGCCGAGATCATCCGCAGCATCGAGTCTGCCTTCTCCCGGGTGAGCGTGGTGCCGGGCAATCACGACTACTACACCCCGGGCGCCGCAAGCTCCGGTCGCTTTGAGCGACACTTCAAGGAGTACTTGAAGAGCGACCTACCTGAATACCAGCTCGAACGAGGATATCCCTTCTGCCATCTGCGCGAGGACGTGGCGATCATCGGACTGAACAGCGGCATCGCCACCCCCTGGCTCTTTGCCACCGGACGAGTGGACGACGATGAGCTCGAGCAGGCCGCCCGAATGCTCGACGACGAAAGGCTGAAGTCACGCTTTAAGATCGTGGTCGTACATCACCCGCTGATGGCCGATGAACATCACCGCTTCAACTTCAACCGCCGCATGATCAATGCGGAGTCGGTGCTGACCACGCTGCGTCAGAAAAACGTCGATCTGATCCTCCATGGCCACAATCACTACCTCTCCGTGCTCCAGGTCCCCAAACTTGGCGAAGCCGGCACGACTTTTGTCTGTGAAGCCGGGAGCACCTCGGTGGAGGGAGGAGGCCCGAAGATGGCCGGAAAATTCAACATCTACACCATCGACGACAGCCAACTCGTAGAGATTGAAACCCACCTCTTTGAGAGTCACGCGTCCGGCTTTCGTCCCTTCCGCTCCGAAGTCTTCCGTCGCCACATTGAGGAAGAACGAGGGTGA
- a CDS encoding CARDB domain-containing protein, producing MRKPLDFPLASLALLVALTLLPLSLMGCGEDTAADGAGTLTLNELRPASGYPDVEVNLSLSITPAQGRAEDAFSWLVNFGDGTRVSGDGVEGAANHQYTSVGDYTLVVEALYEGKVADRKEVTYRVFDPIDIAVENASGRPANVRTGEEATLSFDLINRTASAVMTAIPVRAYLSVDAEVSREDLPTLTVLGETRVEATSEGGEVLTMGATRNVGFSATVPTIDAGTYYVVIAIDPDGELVDTHPEDNLTVGLAPLRVENVDSGLPDISVSDLVVSPDRAFPALGKVTRGFVLANRGGEDIFNVVHRTYLQIGNPVRDDSATLIHESAPIGLPALASRVIGPDDFVLNEEVLPPLNGELQVYLFVEAYSEDGQIEESTLTNNEISTPEPIIVSDQLVEGPDIVVRDFAVSPLNTYLGGNLQVNATIANEGTLDVGSFFCGVYLGREARVNPDNDLRLTNLNITSMASAAEREMSRSITVPGLFAPGVYFPYIICDPLGALDEPFRSNNQNVQLAPVTITDEADIDLFVASLAVPQSADQGDVITLHAEICVDGSNASGPTRGQLFRSPGTAVDFTAEAFESFEIPNINPGECLELSFEVEAQCANFVPEQSFGIVVDVEERLPEASVSNNRRTGANVLQVDGPFCTCIEDANSPNHQVFNGTDLDEGSYQAAICEPNRCDFFAAQVSAGQSLVVTTRFDTDRGPLETTLYAPDGSQQLDRSFSEDEQQVAVFLAPQSRRYPFSVCGQSVDDQNYYELDVQILDPATDVDVLPRDLSIPPRASWSAGALMELSAEIVNLGQLPTGAFEARAVLTTSRELGAPSDIVLGNFPITTIAPGSSRQIDLPVELSAAVTDGTYHLALMLDPAGELNESRVTNNVSFSQSFEVFTRCYDPFSPNTSFDQAAPLSGGTFSNLLACAGQSDYYEICVDDGQQFDARIDFLNSQGDLDLRLYSADRAVVDTSARSGVDQEQVGVDYVNGAQCYFLRVSLVPLDPEASTNYELTLDVREVDPELRCDGDFEPNDDFDSATGLRAALDVPTALDRCPVGDVDMYYVELAAGQPVTLRARLDPPTQPGILRMQIYRPNRTPDDIDESAPGLPLAELNGYVPPVSGRYFLEVSVGGSARRVSYHLEAEDLPGVDLRASSLTIGPGSYQGGDVVRYGFTVANLGGDDAPAPRYEVYLGESPTWRPDQDQLLGDFVLATIAAGDAHDLTGQINVPGTHPTGTAYLHVVVDPLDEFGDVNRANNVASHTIELIPAGGETNP from the coding sequence ATGCGCAAGCCCCTCGACTTCCCCCTGGCCTCTCTGGCGCTCTTGGTAGCGCTCACACTTCTCCCGCTGAGCCTGATGGGATGTGGCGAGGACACCGCCGCCGACGGAGCGGGCACACTGACCCTCAACGAGCTTCGCCCCGCTTCGGGTTACCCCGACGTCGAGGTAAACCTTTCCTTGAGCATCACCCCGGCACAGGGCCGAGCTGAAGACGCCTTCAGCTGGCTGGTGAATTTCGGTGACGGAACCCGGGTCAGCGGCGATGGCGTGGAAGGGGCCGCCAACCACCAGTACACATCGGTCGGCGACTACACCCTGGTCGTTGAAGCGCTCTACGAAGGCAAGGTGGCCGACCGCAAAGAGGTGACGTATCGCGTCTTTGACCCGATTGACATCGCGGTCGAAAACGCCAGCGGACGCCCGGCCAACGTGCGTACCGGCGAAGAGGCAACCCTGTCATTCGACCTGATCAACCGCACCGCCTCGGCCGTCATGACCGCGATCCCCGTGCGGGCCTACCTCTCGGTAGATGCCGAGGTCTCGCGTGAGGATCTCCCGACACTGACGGTCCTGGGCGAAACTCGTGTCGAGGCTACCTCCGAAGGCGGCGAGGTGCTCACCATGGGGGCAACTCGCAATGTGGGCTTCTCCGCCACGGTCCCGACCATCGACGCCGGCACTTACTATGTTGTCATCGCCATCGATCCAGATGGCGAGCTGGTCGACACGCACCCGGAAGACAACCTCACCGTCGGTCTCGCACCACTGCGCGTGGAAAACGTCGACTCCGGGCTTCCCGACATCAGCGTCTCTGATCTGGTCGTCAGCCCCGATCGCGCTTTCCCCGCCCTCGGCAAAGTCACCCGCGGATTTGTTCTGGCCAATCGCGGGGGCGAAGACATCTTCAACGTCGTTCACCGCACCTACCTGCAGATCGGCAACCCGGTGCGAGACGACTCCGCGACCCTGATCCACGAGAGCGCCCCCATCGGGCTTCCCGCCCTGGCCTCCCGCGTCATCGGCCCCGACGACTTCGTCCTCAACGAAGAGGTCCTCCCTCCCCTCAATGGCGAGCTTCAGGTCTATCTCTTTGTCGAGGCCTACTCGGAGGACGGCCAGATTGAAGAGAGCACCTTAACGAACAACGAAATCTCCACTCCCGAACCGATCATCGTCTCCGATCAGCTCGTCGAAGGCCCGGACATTGTGGTTCGCGACTTCGCCGTCAGCCCGCTTAACACCTACCTCGGCGGCAACCTCCAGGTGAACGCCACCATTGCCAACGAGGGCACGCTGGATGTGGGGAGCTTTTTCTGCGGCGTCTATCTGGGCCGTGAAGCCCGGGTTAACCCCGACAACGATCTTCGCCTGACCAACCTCAACATCACCTCCATGGCCAGCGCCGCCGAACGCGAGATGAGTCGATCCATCACCGTGCCCGGTCTCTTCGCACCGGGCGTGTACTTCCCCTACATCATCTGCGACCCCCTGGGGGCACTGGACGAACCCTTCCGCTCCAACAACCAGAATGTTCAGCTGGCACCGGTGACGATCACCGATGAGGCAGACATCGATCTCTTTGTGGCCAGCCTCGCCGTGCCGCAAAGCGCCGACCAGGGCGATGTTATCACGCTGCACGCGGAAATCTGCGTCGACGGATCCAACGCGTCGGGGCCCACCCGCGGGCAGCTTTTCCGCTCGCCGGGCACCGCTGTGGATTTCACCGCAGAAGCGTTCGAGAGCTTCGAGATCCCCAACATCAACCCGGGCGAGTGTCTGGAGCTGAGTTTCGAAGTCGAAGCGCAATGCGCCAACTTCGTCCCGGAACAGAGTTTTGGCATCGTGGTCGATGTTGAGGAGCGCCTCCCGGAAGCCTCGGTGAGCAACAATCGCCGCACCGGCGCCAATGTGCTTCAGGTCGACGGGCCCTTCTGCACCTGCATCGAAGACGCCAACAGCCCGAACCACCAGGTCTTCAATGGCACCGATCTCGATGAGGGAAGTTACCAGGCGGCCATCTGTGAACCGAACCGCTGTGATTTCTTTGCAGCTCAGGTCAGCGCGGGGCAGAGCCTGGTGGTAACCACCCGCTTCGACACCGACCGCGGCCCCCTGGAGACGACGCTCTACGCCCCGGACGGCTCGCAACAGCTCGATCGTAGCTTTAGCGAAGATGAGCAGCAGGTCGCCGTGTTTCTCGCACCGCAGAGCCGGCGCTACCCCTTCTCGGTTTGTGGCCAGAGCGTGGACGACCAGAATTACTACGAACTCGATGTCCAGATCCTCGACCCCGCCACGGATGTCGACGTGCTCCCACGCGACCTCTCGATTCCGCCCCGCGCGAGCTGGTCGGCCGGAGCCCTCATGGAACTGAGCGCGGAAATCGTCAACCTAGGCCAACTCCCCACCGGTGCATTCGAAGCCCGGGCCGTCCTTACCACGTCTCGCGAACTCGGCGCGCCGAGTGACATCGTGCTGGGCAACTTCCCCATCACCACCATCGCCCCCGGCTCCAGTCGCCAGATCGACCTGCCGGTGGAACTGAGCGCGGCGGTGACCGACGGAACCTACCACCTGGCACTGATGCTCGACCCGGCCGGCGAACTCAACGAGTCTCGCGTGACCAACAACGTCTCCTTCAGCCAGTCCTTTGAGGTATTCACCCGCTGCTACGATCCTTTCTCGCCAAACACCTCTTTTGATCAGGCGGCGCCACTCAGCGGAGGCACCTTCAGCAACCTCCTGGCCTGCGCTGGCCAGAGCGACTACTACGAAATCTGCGTCGATGACGGACAACAGTTCGACGCCCGCATTGACTTCCTCAACAGCCAGGGAGACCTCGACCTACGCCTCTACTCTGCGGATCGCGCCGTCGTCGATACCTCGGCCCGAAGCGGCGTGGACCAGGAGCAGGTCGGCGTCGACTATGTCAACGGTGCCCAGTGCTACTTTTTGCGCGTGTCGCTGGTCCCGCTGGACCCGGAAGCCAGCACCAACTACGAGCTGACCCTGGACGTACGCGAGGTCGATCCGGAACTCCGATGCGATGGTGACTTCGAGCCCAACGACGACTTCGACTCAGCCACCGGCTTGCGCGCCGCCCTGGACGTCCCCACCGCCCTCGACCGCTGCCCGGTGGGGGACGTCGATATGTACTATGTGGAGTTGGCCGCCGGGCAACCCGTCACGCTGCGCGCGCGACTGGATCCGCCGACCCAGCCGGGCATTCTCCGCATGCAAATCTACCGTCCAAACCGCACCCCCGATGATATCGACGAGTCGGCCCCGGGGCTCCCACTGGCGGAGCTCAACGGCTACGTTCCGCCGGTCTCCGGACGCTACTTCCTCGAAGTCTCCGTGGGAGGCAGCGCGCGCCGGGTCAGCTATCATCTGGAAGCTGAAGATCTCCCCGGAGTGGATCTCCGCGCCTCGAGCCTGACCATCGGGCCGGGCAGCTACCAGGGCGGTGACGTGGTACGTTACGGATTCACCGTGGCCAATTTGGGCGGAGACGACGCGCCCGCGCCACGCTACGAGGTGTACCTGGGCGAATCCCCCACCTGGCGCCCCGATCAGGACCAGCTCCTGGGAGACTTCGTGCTCGCCACCATCGCTGCCGGAGACGCCCACGACCTGACCGGACAGATCAACGTGCCGGGAACCCACCCCACCGGCACCGCCTATCTCCATGTGGTCGTTGACCCGCTTGATGAGTTCGGGGATGTTAACCGCGCAAATAACGTCGCCAGCCACACCATTGAATTGATTCCCGCCGGCGGCGAAACCAATCCCTGA